A part of Thermococcus sp. LS1 genomic DNA contains:
- a CDS encoding ABC transporter ATP-binding protein, whose protein sequence is MSNVLEIRDLYINFRTMWGVAKVLNGVSFEIREGEIFGLVGETGCGKSVTALSVLRLLPSNAQILGEILFKGENLLEKSEEEMRKLRGKEISIIFQDPMTSLNPLFKIGDQMVDIITLHEGLNKEEAWEHAKNLLKSVGLSDPERILNSYPHELSGGMRQRIMIAMALSSNPSLLIADEPTTALDVTIQKQILKLILDLRDRYNFSVLLITHDLGVVAEVCDRVGVMYAGNIVEIAPTEELFENPLHPYTQGLLSVVPDPRTKKPLKPLGGSVPSLLNPPVGCRFHPRCDYAKDICSRVKPELIERSPGHFVACHLYGGETGVKG, encoded by the coding sequence ATGAGCAACGTGCTCGAAATACGCGACCTCTACATCAACTTTAGAACGATGTGGGGCGTTGCAAAGGTTCTCAACGGCGTCAGCTTTGAGATAAGGGAGGGCGAGATATTCGGCCTCGTCGGGGAAACCGGATGCGGGAAGAGTGTAACCGCCTTGAGCGTGCTCCGTCTGCTTCCTTCAAACGCCCAGATTTTGGGGGAAATTCTCTTCAAGGGCGAGAACTTGCTGGAAAAATCGGAAGAAGAAATGAGGAAGCTCCGGGGCAAAGAAATTTCTATAATATTCCAGGACCCGATGACTTCTCTGAACCCCCTATTTAAGATCGGGGATCAGATGGTCGACATAATAACACTTCACGAGGGTTTAAACAAGGAAGAAGCGTGGGAGCACGCCAAGAACCTTTTGAAGTCCGTTGGGCTCTCTGACCCTGAAAGGATACTCAATTCATATCCTCACGAGCTCAGTGGTGGCATGAGGCAGAGAATAATGATAGCGATGGCTCTCTCATCGAATCCTTCCCTTCTGATAGCGGACGAGCCGACCACGGCTTTGGATGTTACCATCCAGAAGCAGATACTCAAACTGATACTCGACCTTAGGGACAGGTACAATTTCTCGGTTCTTCTCATAACCCATGACCTCGGGGTTGTGGCAGAAGTCTGTGACCGTGTGGGGGTAATGTACGCGGGCAACATAGTCGAGATAGCCCCGACGGAAGAGCTCTTTGAGAACCCCCTTCATCCATACACGCAAGGATTGCTATCGGTAGTCCCAGACCCGAGGACAAAGAAGCCTCTCAAACCCCTTGGGGGTAGTGTTCCGAGCCTCTTGAACCCTCCGGTGGGATGCAGGTTTCATCCAAGATGTGACTACGCGAAGGACATCTGCAGTAGGGTAAAGCCAGAGCTCATCGAACGCTCCCCTGGGCACTTCGTGGCCTGTCACTTATACGGGGGTGAAACCGGTGTTAAGGGTTGA